One segment of Urocitellus parryii isolate mUroPar1 chromosome 5, mUroPar1.hap1, whole genome shotgun sequence DNA contains the following:
- the LOC144255141 gene encoding mannose-binding protein C-like, giving the protein MFLFLPFLLLLLSLVTSDTVTNEEVQKTCPVMACIPPGMNGFPGKDGRDGAKGEKGDPGQGLRGLQGPPGKLGPAGPPGPPGSKGAVGKKGDPGTCPACDTSRAASERAALKAELESIKKLLLLSVTKKAGKKFFWNSGETRNFDSAKALCAQFQASMATPLNAEENQAIQSLVKDSAFLGITDKEKEGQFVDMAGRRVIYQNWNKGEPNNAGSGEHCVQMLLDGTWNDVTCSSSFLAVCEFPA; this is encoded by the exons ATGTTCCTGTTTCTAccattccttctccttcttctgagTCTGGTGACATCAGATACTGTAACCAATGAGGAGGTCCAAAAGACCTGCCCTGTGATGGCCTGTATTCCTCCAGGCATGAACGGTTTCCCAGGCAAAGATGGACGTGATGGAGCCAAGGGAGAAAAGGGAGACCCAG GTCAAGGGCTCAGAGGCTTGCAAGGCCCACCTGGAAAGTTAGGACCTGCAGGCCCCCCAGGTCCCCCTGGATCAAAAGGGGCAGTGGGTAAAAAGGGAGACCCTGGAACATGTCCAG catGTGACACTAGCAGAGCTGCTTCTGAAAGAGCAGCTCTTAAAGCAGAATTGGAAAGCATCAAAAAGT TGCTATTGTTGTCTGTCACCAAAAAAGCTGGAAAGAAGTTCTTCTGGAACAGTGGCGAAACAAGAAATTTTGACAGTGCTAAGGCTCTGTGTGCCCAATTCCAAGCCTCCATGGCCACCCCCTTGAACGCTGAAGAGAATCAGGCCATCCAGAGTTTGGTCAAAGACTCTGCCTTCCTAGGCATAACAGATAAGGAAAAAGAAGGCCAGTTTGTAGATATGGCAGGGAGGAGAGTGATCTACCAAAACTGGAACAAGGGTGAGCCCAACAACGCTGGCTCTGGGGAACACTGTGTGCAGATGCTGTTGGATGGCACCTGGAATGATgtcacctgctcctcctcctttttgGCAGTCTGTGAGTTCCCTGCCTGA